DNA sequence from the Excalfactoria chinensis isolate bCotChi1 chromosome 7, bCotChi1.hap2, whole genome shotgun sequence genome:
GCACTATTTTTGCATTGCACCAGGCACAGTGGGGTTGCCCCTATTGGCATGTACCCTGCAGGCTTATCTGATGATCAAGAAAGTTTTCGACAGTAACCCTGCATGAGACAGAAAGTAAGCAAAGGTAATATCTGCAGCACGTCTGCGCAGTCCTGCGCCTGAGGGGACCACAAAGAGTCTGTGATCGGTGAATGAGCACGCTGGGGTTCTGTGGGAAACAGGTGATGTTTTATGAAGCTCCCTTCCTATTAAGGACCTTTTATACAGCGTCTTTGCTACTTGCTATTCGTGCTGGGAAGTTAGTTTTCatagaaatcaaaatattttaagcacCAAGGAACAACCATAATTCTGTTTCTCTCACTAAAGGAAATCTGTCGCTCGGGACAGCAGTTAATGGAAGATTCTGGGTCTGTAAATCGCATGCCTACAGCAAGGGCAGGAACTGACAGGCAGAATGTTCAAACAGATGCatttggaaagaggaaaatattcacTTCTCTGAAATTTCTTCCAGTAGCTCCATCAGTTTGGCAGCCAACCCCAGCCGCCGAAATTCCGGTGCAACAGAGAGCGCAGTGACGTGCCCGTGCCACTCTTCTCTGGCCACAGAGCCTTCAGCTTTACCCATTACTGCAAACACAGAGtatcagcagagcagcacctcTGGGAGAGCGCGCTGCAGCTAAACAGCTTTACGGAACAGCGAGGCAATAATACACAGCTGCAACGGCCGCGGCTGAACCAGCCGTACCGACGTTATCTCTGACCATTCAGCAGCTCGGTACAACTGTGGGTCGCACAGCCTCACTAACAGACAACCGAGCGCCTCCAAGGCCGCGCCTCTGTCCGGATACGGAGTTCTGTCGGTACGGCCCCCAGCCTCGCGACTCCCGGCGGCACCACCGGCACCGCCACCGGCAGCACCGGCAGCACCGGCAGCACCGGCACGGCCCATCCCGAAGCGCAGCCCCAGGCTCCCGCCGGAACCGCCTGTTTCCCCGCGCGGCCgccacccccacccccctcaCCACAACCACCACCATCACAACCACCACAACCacaacctcccccccccactcACTGTAACCCATGAGCTCCCCGCCCGGAGCCTCTGCCACGATGAAGTACTCGGGCCAGTGCGCCAGGTACTGCAGATAAAAGGGGATGCCGTACTGCGGCCCTCGGTTAAGGAGCACAGCGACACGGGCGGCGCCCCCCGAGGCCTCCCCCGGGGCCGGCGGCACGGAAGGATACGGTCTCCGTCAGCGGGTCCAGGTTGCTGCGGGGAGAAAGCAAGGCTCAGCGCCAGCCCGGACCGCCCCGACGGACCGCGCGGCGCCAGGCGGGCCGTGCTCACATGTTGTTGAAGCGGAACAGGTCGTCGCAGCTGAAGGCGCGGAGCGAGGTCATGGCGGCGGCGCTGCTGCCGGCGCTGCCCCGGAAGTGCTGGCGGCGCGAGGCGGCTTCCGGCGCGGAGAGGCGGTGCCGGCGCGTGCCCCGCTCGGCGGCCGCGGCCCGGGATGTGCGCTCCGCCTGCCCGGCCGGACCGGGAGAGGAGCCGATCGCAGCGGGAGCCGGGGGCGCTCCGCCAGGCGATGCGGAACCGGCACCGAGTCGGTGCGGGGCTTGGCGCGCAGCGCTGCCAGCCCTTACAGGAACCGGGGAGATGCAGCGACCCCGTGCCGGCACGTCGCGACAGACCCCGCCCTCAGCCGTACCCTCACCGCCACGGCCACTGCCGCcggaagaaaagcaaagctgccGCGATACTCGCCTGTGAGCGCCAACACTGTGCAGCAGTTGGTACACCGCTGTCCGGTGGCTTCGCACACATCACGTACCGAGAGACCGAGGGCTGCaatggcagcagctgagcagagacCCGGGGTCACTTTACTCTGGACCCGAAACCCGGTGGCAGCAAGGCAATAAAACCATACAGCCCCtacccagcactgctcagggaCAGGACAGGAAACGACAGATGCACTTGGAATGCAGAATATCCCATTTCTACAGAAATGAGTTACAAACATTTCTGCGTATTCCTGCTCTTCACACTTTTCATACTGATGTCTGAAGGAAAGCTGTAGTTCAGCTGCTGTCCAAACTAAACTTGTAGGCCTTGGCAGTGAATAGCCAGCATTAAGGTTAAGGCTGTAAGACCGAGAACAGAAATGTGCCACTTATTCAGAGTCCTGTTTTCCTTCACGTCTCACAACGACAGCCCACCTCATACAATACTAGCAGTTAACTCTTAAAATCGTTTCTGCTGTTAAGGTACATCCTGTCCTCATCCCAAATTATTTTGTACATGAAATCAAGGTATTTTAACACTGCATTCTCTGCGGATACATTCTTACTGTAGTCATTTAAAGGCCAACATAAATAGTTATAGCAAATGCAATTCTAATATAGGCACGACAATTTTTCGTACCATCGTTCATATGAAGCATTTCAATTCAAAATGGTCAGAAACAATCTTACGTGTTTGTATATTTTGATGCAAACATCAGCAACAATCAAGGACAGACACCACTTTTCCAAGGTTTCGAATTCCTGTTCTGGTAGATAACGTATGTTCTCATAGCTCGCTGAATCACAGAAACCTtaatgttggaaaggaccttcaagATTATCTAAACCAACCATCCACCAACCACCTAATACTGCccactaaatcacatccctgtgTACTTAGCTATCCACGTATAAATAAAATGGACAATACCAACTGAAATGCATACCTcattcttaatttatttataaagaagTGTCAACACTAGAAAACACATTGATAACCAGTGCTTTGAACAGTGAAGGGAAGGTGGGACCTAAAAAGATCTGACTGAACTGAACAACTTTAGGTCATTATCAAATCGATCATCTGCCAGGAATGCTGAAATGCAAGAGTTTACACCTGCAATATTCCATCAGAATACCCACATCAAATCAAATATAATCTCCAAaccagtaaataaaaaatatcattaaCACAAAATATTAGAAGACCACTGCAAGTTCTTATTGCTTTTTCAGTTAAATAATGCTCCTTGAGTAAACTGAAAACCAAACAGTCTCTACTGTAGTTTGCTCATCCTCCTGCTCATTTATTAACACTGGAAGCAATCAGTTATCATATGAGGTGGTAACAGAGGCATTAAAGAAGAATGCTGTTTAGGTACAAGAACATCcccaccctccctcccccaccctCGCCCCAAAGCCCACAGTAACCACTTAGTGCCAGTAGAGGAGCAAAACTTGATAGACAAAACCAGAAATGTGACTACAGtaagaatgaaaggaagagataCAGCTTTCTTATATACTCAAAATCTGACATCTCCCAAAATGAAGCATACCTTCATTTAAAAAGTGAAGTTGCTTTTcatatatgtgtgcatatatatactgtgtgtgtgtatatatatatatatatacacacacacacatatagaaAATCTTCACACATGCTGAATAGTTCTTAAATCCTTAAATCCACttgcacagtgcagcagctgatTTTGAATTAAACAATGCTTCAAAAACTACAGTAATTTTCAATGCTCTTTCTACGAAGGAGAGCCAAAAACAAATACACGTTGATGTTGTTCTTGTcaattcagcatttctgcagcacttctgtttctttcagcatAGCAGTTACACCAGCATCAGTCTTCAGAATCATCCTCAGAAGCTGCTGGAACAACAGAATATAATCAGAAGCCTTCATAAAGGTTCTTGGAATGTAGCGCACTTGTATTCTAATATGAATAGTGGAAATGAAGGCGATTTATTAACATCAATAGCAGTGTGTAACACCTGTCCAAACATTGTATAATTACCTAGCTTAATTTTTAGATATCTGAAAAATCCAAATTCCACATTATAAATTGCAGGGCCCTCCTGCTGTTTCTCctcaaaataaaaggaagaaaacttgaTTATGCTAGAGATTCAACTTATTACATAATGTTCACAGTTGCTAATTCCAACTACAGTTAAAAAAGTATATTCAATCCACGGCAGCTGCACCCAatacaaagggaagaaatgacTCCATAGGAGATAATGATTTATATACCAAAATACTTAGAAAGGTTAAGTAGTTTCTACAAACTACTTTCTGACTcttatataaatatacacattgCTTAATGCAATTAAGCCAGTCCTACTTGGAAGCAGCTCCTCTTTCCACTCCCATTCTTAAAAGCATATGCAAGTTCAACAGTGTCCCCATATGTGCAGGATTCTGTCGTTGAAAGGTGAATCAAAGGACAGATATATGCTGTCAATGGTGAGAAAAACTCAGTAAACAATACCTACAGTTGGTCTGTCAAGTGTTAGCTTGGGCATAACAGCAATTAATCTAAGTTGGCCATCTAAACTAACTATTTTCTTGAAATTATTTGCCCTTAAgtgatttttctccctctgaacATAAAGAGGGAAACAAGACCCATCTCCTCACTTCACCAGTTTCCTCCCCAACTATTTAGGAGAAACGTAACTTAAACAGTGTCAGTAATAAATTGAAACTCAGTACTCAGCTGCAAATTAGACAAAGCCTCACTCAAATGTGTATTCAATTACATTGTGAATACCATTTACTAAGAATAATTTCTCTATAGGACTATAATAAGAATGAAGTAGCTTAACAATAAATTTTGAATTCCAGTCCACCtttgttacagaaaatatttcttatacACGCTCTGAATGCAAAATAATCAtatgctttttaaagtaaataatttcttctctgctccttaaagtattttttatcATACTCCAAATGCGTCCTATGTACTGTGAGATCAATTTATATACAAAATCTGCATGTTCACAGACAAACACAAGCTAGAAAAACATCTACCTTTTCACTGTCTGTCTGTAATGCTCTAAAACAATTCTCAGATTCAAGCTACATTTACTGTAAGTCAGcgtgttttttcattttatcacaGTAAAAAAACATTAGGCAAAAAGTAAGGTAGCCCTCTGCCAAAGCTGAGAACTCTTAAGTTTCACCCAGAAATGGCGAGTGCTGATAAAGGAATATGTAGACCAAAAAAGTATGGGGAAAACTGGGGGAACAAAAATGGCAAGCAAAGTATGATAATCCAAGCACAGTAAAACTTAAGCTGTGTCTTTTCTACAAGGACTCAGAGAAAGGTTACAGCCTAAAGGTCAGAAACAGTTCCATAACTTCATACTACTAGAGTAAACTGTTACTAGTGAGGAATCTTGGCATTACTGGCAGAAAACACTTCCATGGTCTAAAATGTATGGTGCTGGGAAATCAGTCATGGAGACTTAATATCAGCTTCTACTTAATATCAGCTTCTACTTAGAATAATTCTACTgatactggggaaaaaaataaaaattaaaatttaaaattttcaGTAACTAGTTTTGGTAGTATGATTCTTGGCAAAGGAGGATTGTATTCATTTAACCTTGACTAGATCCAATGGGAGAGGGGGGGGAGAAGAGGGGAAGCACCTACTTTCAATATCTTCCATATGTGCCTGAAGAGTTCTTGCAAGGTTAATAAACTAGAAATAAGGCAGAGAGAAAGTAGTTTAAAAGTTGCAAAGTTATGTGCAGAAATTTGCAACAAGTTAGCAAAGAAGTAATCTTCaccttttcttcactttttatATTGGAAAGCTTCATTCCAGAAGTCACTTATCCTAAGCCATTTGCCCAATTtacaaaatgaatgcaaaatttAAACTCAAGTCCCACACATTAGACTTCAAATTCCTAATGCATGGTTATTTTAGCTTCCACTCTGTTAAATACTTCTAGTAACAGTTTATGTCATATTCCTTTTATTCTACAGATTGtacaatacatttattttgagaGTTGCACACAAGTAAGCAATTGCCAACATCACTGATATGGCAAAATACAGCCCTATAGTGAACGAGGgtaatgggaaaaaacaaacaaacaaaaaaacacacaaatacatTAAAGATTACAATCATAAATACAAGTTCTAAAATTGCATTACCCATCAGGCAACAGAGGCAGTTATAAAAGAACACGGCATCACAGTGACAACCTACACTGCTGTTTAAGTGATACACCACGTGTTGACACACaccaaataaaaggaaacataaCCACAACCTAGCTGTGCTCTCAGTATCAAACATACATGGGTACTCTTAGTGGCTTAAAGTACAACATCTCACAACAACATAATGCCAACACCGAtcaaacacattaaaaacacCATATTTCTGCAATACACTCAAGCTAATGAGCTGTACTATACACTGACTACAGTTACATTATGTATCTTGTCTCCACACTTGTAGAGGAGGAAAACGGACATTCCATTTGCAGATCGTGGAAAATAAGCTATTCTCTTAGGTATCCAGAGAAAGGGGACTGCTGTTCTAATATCATAAAAGATTACAGCACAGTCCTGACTCAACTTCAAAAGCCTACTATGTGCTATGCAAACATTCAAAGGAGCTTTGGACaagctttttgttgttaattctttgtaagcaattaaaaagaaaaaaaattaaatgcagaatAATTTTGAATTATGGTCTGTTACTGGTAAAAGGTCTATTTACTACGCCTCCATGTCAAGCCATTTAAGCGATAACAGTCTAGTCAAACCCAACTAGTGAGAACTTTGACTAATGCCAGAAAGTCATAGTACAACTAGGCAGCTTCAGAATGTTAACACTTAAGTACATACTTCAGGCCCAAGCTGGCTGACAGCACTGCAAGGTCCAAACCTCTGCAGTGTAGACTCGCATAATGAGAAAGATTTGTCAAGTAAGATATTCAAATAATCTAAAATGCACATTGCTTTCAGATGAAGATGAACATTCTAGTTTGGGCTAGATACCCAGTATTTATAGTAACATACATACAAAGCTATCAGTTATCAACAATCTGGacaaaaatcattttgcaaCAGAGTAGCTAAAGTAGTACCGTTACTTTCAAATTGATCACATGTTACTACATCAGACAAATCCAGACCACTTTAGATCCCTATTTCTCAAATAAGAGCAACTTCTTGAGCATCTAGCTCCTGGGTCATTCAAGGCAACAGCCCAGTTCTAAGTCCTCACTACAAGCAACTCCTTACATAAGATGAATGCATACTTACTCTGACTCGTGTGCTAGCCTCACTTGCAGTTCCAAGCATATCAGAAAAGCGCTGCTCACATAAGTGTAACAACACCACAAGGTAGAGACCAGAGCTGATAAATTCATAGTCTGCCTTAAAGGAAGTCAAAAGCAACATTCAGAATGTCAGTGATGTATCTATGTATGCAATTcaagaagcagaacaaaattcTACTGGAAATGCTACATACTTATATCTCTATCACATATCTATATCATATCTCTAGGTGTTCCAAGGAAATTACAGAAATGTAATACCAAAAACTTTAATTATTGAAATATTGTTATACTTGTAGTTCTTCCCACTCACCCCTAGGTGTAACTTGTTATCATTTTATTTGTGGAACCCTTCCTATTAAGACATCACTAGTTCATAGGCAGGAGGATCAGGGAATTATACAGtgtaaaataaaacccaacagAGCACACAACTCAGAAAACCCCACTCCTGGCTGGCTTCCTTTCAGTGCTTGCAATGCTTTATAAGAAGACGGAACAAAAGAAAACGTTTATAAAAGCTTTGTGGTGTTATAAATAATTTAAGGAACAACTTCtcttttctcagaaaattgCATCTTTTCTGCAATAAAGAAAAACCTTCCAAATGATGCTGCTGAATTGATCACTTGGCGCCcattttttaggaaaaaagcTTTAAAGATCTACTAACAGTAGACACTAACCAACATTGCATAGCTCTAAAATGGAAGATGACAGCAGTCTCAAGAAGATCTGTTCACAGTCTGGTATAGGTGACAGAAGTTACAGTACTACAATAAGTCAGCTTACTCTAAAGAGTAAGAAAACTAGATATTGATCTTTGGCCAAGTTCACATCTTCCAAAACTGGAGTTACacctctgtattttcttccaatTTCCCAGGTTGAAAAATTTCATTAGTCTTCCTACACTCACAGAATTTAGCccataaaaaagggaaaattctCTGAATTAAGTTCAATACATTAAGGCCAGCTTCCTATTcgttattcattttaaaatatgactgaacacagtacttctAAGATAATGCATTTTATATGAAGAGAGTAATACTAATCGGCCTTAAATTTACTTTCCATTTAGAAAAGCACTTGGAAGGAGCAGCAAGAAGCTCTGTTATAAAAGAGGTTGGTTTTTATCACtttaataaaaggaataaagtaGAGTTCCTAAC
Encoded proteins:
- the NAA20 gene encoding N-alpha-acetyltransferase 20, with protein sequence MTSLRAFSCDDLFRFNNINLDPLTETYGIPFYLQYLAHWPEYFIVAEAPGGELMGYIMGKAEGSVAREEWHGHVTALSVAPEFRRLGLAAKLMELLEEISEKKGGFFVDLFVRVSNQVAVNMYKQLGYSVYRTVLEYYSASNGEPDEDAYDMRKALSRDTEKKSIIPLPHPVRPEDIE